CACCGAGGGCGTCGGCACGGAGGGGGAGTGCGATGAGCGAGGACGTGAGCGCGGAGGTCTCCGGGGGCACCCGCGCCGAGCCCGGACCGCGCGGACGCGAGGCCGACCCGGGACGGGGACACACCATCGTCGTGGGCGCCGGGATGGCCGGGTTGGCCGCCGCGGACCGGCTGGCCGACCAGGGCGAGCGCGTGACGGTGCTCGAGGCGCGCAGCCGGACCGGGGGGCGCATCCACTCGGTGCACACCTGGGACGGCACCACCCTGGACGCGGGGGCCTCCTGGATGCGCGGCGAGGAGAACAACCCGCTGTCGCGGCTGGTGGAGGAGGTGGGCGCGCGCACCGCCGTGTTCAACCGCTCCACCGAGACCGCCTACGACCCCAAGGGCCGCAGGCTCCTGTTCGACCGGCACACCCGCAACATGGAGGACGTCAACCTCCTGCACGAGCACATGTACTGGGCCACGGTCGGCGCGAGCCCGGAGGAGTCCATGGAGGAGGGCATCAACCACGCCCTCTACGACGTCAACCTCGTGCGCTCGCGGGCCAGGGACGCCGTCGAGATCGTGCACCGCTTGGCCGAGGCCGACCACGGGGCGGACGCCGAGGAGGTCGCCTTCTCCGCGGTGGCCTCCGTCCACGAGTTCAGCGGCGACGACGTGGTCTTCCCCGAGGGGATGAGCCAGCTCACCGACTATCTCGCCCGGGGGCTGGACGTGCGCATGGAGCACGTCGTGCTGAGCATCTCCCACGACGACGGCGGCGTCAGCGTGCGGGTGGACACCCCCGACGGCGAGGAGACGCTGACCGCCGACCGGGTACTGGTCACCCTGCCGCTGGGCGTCCTGAGGGCCCGGCAGGTGGCTTTCACCCCGGAGCTGCCCGCGGAAAAGCGCGACGCCGTGCAGCGCCTGGGCAACGGCCGACTGGAGAAGCTCTTCCTGCGCTTCGACGAGGTCTTCTGGGGCGACGCCGAGGTGCTGGTGCACCTGGGCACCGAGGAGGGCGCCTGGTTCCACTGGTTCGCCGGGCAGAACGTCCTGGGCGAGCCCATCCTGGTCAGCCGCAACGGGGGCAACGCCGCGCGGTTCCTGGCCGGAATGGACGACGGCGACGTGGTCGAGCACGCCATGGCGTCCCTGCGCGGCATGTTCAAGAAGGCGCCGGACCCGATCGACCACTACCTGACGCACTGGATGGACGACCCCTTCGCGCGGGGCGGGTTCTCCTTCACCGCCGTCGGGGCCGGGGACGGTGACCGCACGGCGCTGAGTGCCCCGATCGGCGACCGGGTCTTCTTCGCGGGGGAGGCCACCGACATCGAGCACACCGCCACGGTGCACGGAGCTCTGTTGTCGGGGCGGCGCGAGGCCGAGCGCATCCTCTCCCTGGAGTAGCACCGGCCGGGGCGCCGCGGCGGGCCGCTCCCCGTTCCGCGGCGGCTCCCCGGGCACCCGTCCGCGCGACGGTGCCGGCCTCTCGTGGCGCGGCGGGAAAGAAGCTCCTTGTCCGCCCTTCACCGTGGCGAACGTCACGTGCTAATTTCGCCTGCACTGTATACACCCTAGTCAGGCGCCAATCCCCTTCCCAGCCATACCCGGTGCCGTGAGTTCGAAGGAACCCCCCCATGTCGGCCCTAGCAGTCCTTCTCGGAGCCCTGGCGCTGTTCGCCCTCGGCTACCGGTTCTACTCGGCCTATCTCGCGAAGCGGGTCTACTCCCTGGACCCCGACTTCGTCACCCCCGCCCACGCCTACAAGGACGGGATCGACTTCGTCCCCACCAACAAGCACATCGTCTTCGCCCACCACTTCATCTCCGTGGCGGGCGCGGCACCGATCGTCGGCCCCGCCATCGCGGTCTTCTGGGGGTGGGGGCCGGCGCTCCTGTGGGTGGTGCTGGGCACGATCTTCGCCTCCGGAGCCCACGACTTCGGGGCGATCGTGGTGTCGGTTCGGCACAAGGGCAAGAGCATCGGGGCTCTGGCCAAGGACGTGATCGGCACCCGGGCCCGGATCCTGTTCCTACTGATCATCTTCTTCCTGGTGACCATGGTCAACGCGGTGTTCGCGGTGATCATCACGGGCCTGCTCATCGCCAACCCCGAGGCGGTGCTCCCCGTCCTGGTCACCATTCCGCTGGCGATCGGGGTGGGCCAGGTCGTCTACCGCAGGCGCAGCGCCGCGCTCGTTCCGTCACTGATCAGTCTGCTGGTCGTGTACGCGTGCATCCCGCTCGGGCAGGCGTTCCCCATCACCGTGGACCCGCTGGCGAACCTGCTGGGCGCCGACCCCGCACTGGTGTGGCTGGTGCTGATCTTCGTCTACACCTTCTTCACCTCGCGTCTTCCGGTGTGGCTGCTCCTGCAGCCCCGCGACTACATCAACCAGCAGCAGATGGTGGTGGGCCTGCTCGTCATCATGGTCGGCATCATCGTGGGCATGAACACGATCGAGGCCCCCGCCTTCCGCGGCGACCTGCCCGAGGGAAGCCCGCCCATCTTCCCGCTGCTGTTCATCACCATCGCCTGCGGTGCGGTGTCCGGTTTCCACAGTTTGGTCGCCTCGGGGACGACCTCCAAGCAGCTGAACAAGGAGACCGACGCACGTTACGTGGGTTACCTGAGCTCGCTCGGCGAGGGCACGCTGGCCGTCTGCTCGATCCTGGCCTGCACCGCGGGCATCATGGTCTTCTCCGCCAATGAGGGAACCGCCTGGACCGACCACTACGCCGACTGGGCGACCGCCGGTACCAACCCGGCCGGCCGTTTCGTCGAAGGGGTGGCCGGGTTCGCGTCCAACATCGGGATCCCCGAGGGCGTCGGGCTGGTGTTCGCCACCGTGGTCGTGGTGAGCTTCGCGGCCACGAGCCTGGACACCGCGGTCCGGCTCCAGCGCTACACCATCCAGGAGATCAGCTCCATCGTGAAGGAGAAGGCGGCCCAGGGCGGCGTGCTCGAACGCTCCTCGCGTTTCCTCAGCCGCAACATCACCGCGGCCACGCTCCTCGCGGTGGCGATCCCGTTCGGGCTGGCGCTCATCCCGGGGAACTTCGCCGCCGGGACCCTCTGGCAGCTGTTCGGTACGACCAACCAGCTGACCGCGGGCCTGGCGCTGTCGGTCATCGCCGTGTGGGTGACCAAGCAGGGGCGCAACCCCGTCGCGGTCCTGGTGCCCCTGGTGTTCCTCGCGGTCATGACCTCGTGGGCGCTCCTGGTGCAGCTGAGGGACTTCGCGTTGAGCGACGATCCGATGCAGCGCTTCGTGCTCGCCCCGCTGGACCTGGTCATCTTCGGCCTGGCGGTGTGGATGATGGTGGAGGCGTCCGTGGCCCTGCGCAAGGCCTTCGCCGCGCGCCGCGGCGCGCCGGAGGAGGCCGGCCAGGACCGGGCCGCGGCCGAGGACGGTTCCGGTAGCGACGGGCCGGCCTGACCGCGGGGCCGAACCCCCGTGGGCGGGGCCCGGTCGAGGGCCCCGCCCACGGGCGGGGAAGCAGAAAGCGGGCGGAGACCGTTGTTCGTCCCAGACGCCCCACGAGCCCCACCGGTTACCTGGGAGACCGAAAGCCCAGGTGGACACCGGGTCACAAGGCAAATCCGTACACGATACGATTAGCGGGCGGTCCTCCGCCGGGCATCCTGGGCCCGGTGGGGCGCGAGGTGGCGGGAAACGACGGTCCCGCCGGTTATCGTTGGCGCCATGGGGCGATCCGCGGAAGAAGGCAGACACGAGGCGGGGGGCAGCGTGGCCAGCCCGGTGGTCAGTGACCGCATCTGGACGGTTCCCAACCTGTTGAGCATGCTCCGGTTGTTGGGCGTACCGCTGTTCCTCTGGCTCATCCTGGGCCCGCAGGAGGACTGGTGGGCGCTGCTCGTGCTCGCCCTGGCGGGGCTCAGCGACTGGCTGGACGGCAAGATCGCCCGGGCCTGGGACCAGGCCACCAAGCTGGGGCAGATCCTCGACCCGCTCGCCGACCGCCTCTACATCTTCGCGGCCCTGCTCGGCCTGGTCGTGCGCGGCATCGTCCCGTGGTGGCTGATGGCCATCCTGATCCTGCGCGACGTCCTCATCCTGGGCGCGCTGCCGCTACTGCGCCACTTCGGCTACGGGCCGCTGCCGGTCAACTTCGCGGGCAAGGCCGCCACGCTCTGTCTTCTGTACGCGTTCCCGCTCCTGTTCATCGCGGGTTACGCCTCGATCGTCGGAGATGTGGCCAGGATTGTAGGTTGGGCCTTCGCCCTATGGGGAACGGCTCTGTACTGGTGGGCCGGACTGCTCTACGCCGTACAGGGACTGCGCCTGATGGACCAGACCCGCCGCGACGAACGCGCTGATCACGGGGGTTCCCGGGACAGCGACCCCGCACGCGGCCACGGCGTCGACCGATCGGATCCGATCGCACCGGCGACCGCGGACGGCAACCCCGGCGCGGCACCCGAAGGCCCGGACGGACCGGGCCTACCGGATCAGGGCAGGACCGGACCCTGATCCACTGAACGAACCGGCGGACCGGCTCACCAGAGTCCTGTCGGATCGAAAGGGAGTGTCATCTCCGCCATGAGAACATGTCCCATCGCGCGCGAGGCCGCGCGTTCCGAGTACCTACCCCCCGCCGCACCTCCTGGCCGCGTTGACCGCACCGCCGTTCGGGGGTCCCTACGATGAGTACGACCGATTCCGCGTCCAGCGCTGCGCCTGACGAAACGCCAACCCCTCCGATGAAGGCCGTGGTGATGGCGGGCGGCGAGGGCACGCGCCTGCGCCCCATGACCGCCAACCAGCCCAAACCGCTCCTGCCGGTGGTCAACAAGCCCATCATGGAGCACGTGCTGCTCCTGCTGCGCAAGCACGGGTTCACCGAGACCGTGGTCACCGTGCAGTTCCTGGCCACGCTCATCCGCAACTACTTCGGTGACGGCGAGGAGCTCGGTATGAAGCTCCACTACGTCGCCGAGGAGGTTCCGCTCGGTACCGCGGGCAGCGTCAAGAACGCCGAGGAGCACCTGCGCGGGGAGCCGTTCATCGTCATCTCCGGCGACGCGCTCACCGACATCGACCTCACCGACATGGTCCGCTTCCACAAGGAGCGCGGCGCCAAGGTCACCATCGCCCTCAAGCGGGTACCCAACCCGCTGGAGTTCGGCATCATCATCGTGGACGAGCAGGGGCGCATCCAGCGCTTCCTGGAGAAGCCCACCTGGGGCCAGGTCTTCTCCGACACCGTCAACACCGGCATCTACATCATGGAGCCGGAGGTCCTCGACCGCGTGGCCGCGGGCGAGGTGGTCGACTGGTCCGGCGACGTCTTCCCCGAACTGCTGGAGGAGGGCGAGCCCCTCTACGGGTACGTCGCCGACGGCTACTGGGAGGACGTGGGCACCCACGAGAGCTATCTCAGCGCCCAGGCCGACGTGCTCTCGGGCAAGGTCGACGTGGAGATCGACGGCTTCGAGGTGTCCCCGGGGGTGTGGGTCGGCGAAGGTGCCGAGGTCGACACCAGCGCCGTCCTCAAGGGCCCCCTCTACATCGGCGACTACGCCAAGATCGAGGCCGGGGCGGAGCTGCGCGAGTACACGGTGGTCGGCAGCAACGCCGTGGTGCGCGCGGAGGCCTTCGCCCACCGCACGGTGCTGCACGACAACGTGTTCATCGGCCGCAGCGCCAACCTGCGCGGCTGCGTGATCGGCAAGAACACGGACGTCATGGCGGCCGCCCGGATCGAGGAGGGCGCGGTCGTCGGCGAGGACTGCGTCATCGAGTCCGAGGCCTACGTCAACAACGACGTGAAGGTCTACCCGTTCAAGACCATCGAGGCCGGGGCGGTGGTCAACACCAACGTCGTCTGGGAGTCGCGCGGGCAGCGTTCGCTGTTCGGCCCCCGGGGCGTGTCCGGGCTGATCAACGTCGAGATCACGCCAGAGCTCGCGGTCCGGCTGGCCAACGCCTACGCCACCACGCTCAAGAAGGGTGCGATGGTCACGACCTCCCGTGACGTCTCGCGGGCGGCGCGCACCCTCAAGCGGGCGATCATCAGCGCGCTCACGGCCGCGGCCATGGACGTCCGGGACCTGGAGGTCGTGCCGCTGCCGGTGGCGCGCTTCCACACCTCGCAGAGCGGGATGAGCGGCGGCATCATGGTGCGCACCAGCCCCGGTGACCCCGAGTCCGTGGACATCCTGTTCCTGGACGGTCAGGGCGCCGACCTCTCCCCGGGGGCGCAGCGCAAACTCGACCGGGTCTTCTCCCGGGCCGAGTACCGGCGCGCCTTCCCCGGCGAGATCGGTGAGCTGACCTTCCCCTCCCGCAACGTGGAGAACTACTCCCACGAGCTCCTGAGGGCCGTGGACACCTCCGGGGTGGCCGAGGCCGAGCTGAAGGTCGTGGTGGACTGCGCGGGCGGTACGGGCTCGCTGATCCTGCCCTCGCTGCTGGGGCGGATCGGCGTGGACGTGCTCACGGTCAACAACCGGCTGGACGAGGCCTCGCCCACCGACACCGTGGCCAAGAAGATGCGGGACCTGGAGCGGCTGGGCGAGCTGGTGGCCAACTCCGGGGCCGACTTCGGGGTGCGCTTCGACCCGGTGGCCGAACGGTTGGCCATCGTGGACGAGAACGGCGAGCTGGTGGACGGCGACCGCGCGCTCCTGGTGGTGCTGGACCTGGTCGCCGCCGAACGCCGCGGCGGGCGGGTGGCGCTTCCGGTCACCACGACCCGGGTGGCGGAGACGGTGGCCCGCTCCCACGGGGTCGAGGTGCTCTGGACCGCCACCGCCACCGACGAGCTGACCAAGGCGGTCCGCTCCGAGGGCGAGGAGATCATCTTCGCCGGTGACGGTCGGGGCGGGTTCGTCCTCCCCGAGTTCAGCCCCACCAGTGACGGCATCGCCGCCTTCGTGCGGCTGCTGGGACTGGTGGCGCGGACCCGGCGCTCGCTCGGCCAGATCGATCGTGCGATCCCTCAGGCACACCTGCTGCGCCGTTCGGTGCCCACCCCGTGGGCGGTCAAGGGGAGCGTCATGCGCGCGGTCGTGGAGGCCGCGGGCGAACGCGAACTGGACACCACGGACGGGGTCCGGGTGATCGAGCCGGACGGTAGCTGGGCCCTGGTCCTGCCGGACACGGCCGAAGCGGTCACCCATCTTTGGGCCGAAGGTCCTGATTCAGACAGCGCGCAGCGCCTGCTCGACGAGTGGGCGGCCGTGGTGGAACGGGCCGAGGGTTAACGGAGTGTCAGGCGGGTGCGGGCGGCGGGGCCGTCCGCACCCGCCTGATGCGCACGGGGATGTTTCCGGATGGGCCTCCCATCCCGGAAACATCAGCAGTAAAGTGGATAAAAGCCCAGGTCAGGGCGGGGTTTGGAAGTTCGCGAAAATCCATCCGGGAATCCGGAGAACCAAACGCCCGGGCCGGGCATCTGCTCCAGAACAGGTGTTGGTCTCCCACGAGGCCTGTCCGATGCCGAGGCGGTGCCCCAGGTGCCGACGCGGCCCAAACCCGCAGCGCGGGCGCCCCCAGGGTGTTCGCGGCGGGCCGAGGGGGAGCAAAACCCTGTCTGGACAGGGATATGGTTTAAAGTCGAGTGTTCCCTGAAGCACCGTGTCACCACCCGACCCGGGAATCCCGGCAACGGCGGACACCCAACGGGGGGTGACAAGTTGTACAACATGGGGGATGAGACCTAGCGACCGACCGTGTGGGCCGTACCGCTGCCGCGACAGTGGACCGTCCCGCCGTGTTCCGGAAGACGGGTGGGCCCGGTGCCCGCCGATCGACCGGGACGCGCCACCGATCAGCCGAATCAAGCACCGCCCCGTGCGGTAGGAGGCCGAGCCGACCTATGTCGAGCGTTTACTGCACGCAGTGCGGTCACGCCGTTGCGGATGATGCCCGTTTCTGCTCCCACTGTGGGACCCCCGTCCGCAGGGCCGAACCCCAAAGCCCCCAGCCCAGCGCTGGTGGCGACGCCGGGGGAGATGTCACTTCCACCATCTCCATCTCCGGTATACAGGCCCTCGAGGAGGAGGAACCGGGTGACGAGCTCGGCGGCGACGACCCCGCCAGCGCCGACGCCCTTCCCCCCGGAACCGCTTTGCTGGTGGTTCGACGGGGCCCCAACGCCGGGAGCCGTTTCCTGTTGGACAGCGACGTGACCACCGCGGGCCGCCATCCCAACAGCGACATCTTCCTCGACGACGTCACCGTGTCCCGCCGCCACGTGGAGTTCTTCCGCCGCGGCAACGGTTTCGGCGTCCGCGACGTCGGCAGCCTCAACGGAACCTACGTCAACCGGGAACCGGTGGACGAGGCCGAGCTGGGTGGCGGGGACGAGATCCAGATCGGCAAGTTCCGGATGGTCCTGTTGACCAAACCGCGCCGATGACGGTGCGCTGACCACGGTCGACGGGGGCGGGAGGGCCGAAGAGGTTTGCGGCCCCCCGCCTCCGGAGAGCTTTGTAACGAAGGGTGCCGATTTCGCCCTCGGGTCCTGATCCAACGGGGGAGCAGGGACGAGCGCCCATCCGGCATGACGACTCGTGGGACGGAGCCGCTGTGAAGCACATGGAGGTCGTCGGCGTCCGGGTTGAGATGCCCTCGAACCAGCCGATTGTCCTGCTCAAGGAATCCGAGGGTGACCGCTACCTGCCGATCTGGATCGGCGGGGTGGAGGCCACCGCGATCGCGCTCGCCCAGCAGGGCGTGGCGCCCGCGCGCCCGCTCACGCACGACCTGTTCCGTGACGTCCTGGACGCACTGGACACGGGGCTCGAGACGGTGAACATCACCGGCCTGAGCGACGGCATCTTCTACGCCGAGCTGGTCTTCAGCAACGGGGTGGAGGTCAGCGCGCGCCCTTCGGACTCGATCGCCCTGGCGTTACGGACGGGGGCCCCGATCTACGCCCACGAGGACGTGATCGAGGAGGCCGGGATGCCGATCCCGGACGAGCAGGAGGACCAGGTCGAGGCGTTCCGGGAGTTCCTGGACAACATCTCACCCGAGGACTTCGGCCGACGCAGCACGTGACACGACGGGGCCCGCGCACTGCGGGCCCCGCCTTGTGTCACGTGAGGAGCTTGTGTCCTGTGGGATAAGGAATTGTTGCCCAAAATGAGTGATCCGGGTGGATTCGGGGCGTGCCTCGAAGAACACGACCGTGACCTGCGGCTTTGTCAGTTGTGTGAGTGGTAGATTAGGCGAAGGGAATGGTCGTGGAGTGCACAGCCGAAAAGCGCCGGGTGTGTTCGCTCGCCGTCGGCTCCGGTGCCGCGGCGGCGTCGCCGCACGCACTTGGCGACGCGCCGAGCGGCTTCGTTGACGCTGCCTTGCGGCCGTCCTACGGTCAGTGCTGTGAACCCCACGGCGCGCCCTTTCCCTGAGTGGACTTTCCCCTGTCGATGCCGCCGTGGGCCGAGGAGCCGGAGGTCGGCGTGGCGGTAGCGAGCGGCAAGCGGGATCCCCATGACAGGCGGTCCGCGCTGCGGCTAGCGGGGCAGCAGGGCCTACTGTGCGAAGAGGACGTGATGGCGCTGCCTACGGACGTCGGGTATCGGGGCCCAGCGGCGTGTACGGCCGCGGGGATCACCTATCGACAGCTCGACTACTGGGCCAGGACCGGCCTGGTGGAGCCGAGCGTGCGCACTGGAGCCCACAACGCCCCTCTGTACAGCCTCCCGGACATCCTGATGCTCAAGGTGGCCAAGAGACTCCTGGACACCGGGATCTCGCTCCAGCAGATCCGGACCGCGGTGGACCACCTGCGCGGGCGCCCCGCCGCCGAGCTCTCCCGCATCACCCTGATGAGTGACGGCGTCAGCGTCTACGAGTGCACCTCTCCCGACGAGGTCGTCGACCTCATGCAGCGCGGGCAGGGCATGTTCGGCCTGGCCCTGGCCAACGTCTCCCGTGAGCTGGAAGAGGCCCTGGGGGTGGTGCCCGCCGAGGAGCGGACCGACCTTCCGGCGGCGGCCCCCCAGCCCATGGACGAGCTGGCCCGGCGTCGCAGGGAGCGGCGCACCGGCTGAGTCCGGTCAGATCCCCGGGGGAGGTTCGGCCCGCGAGCCCGGTCGGACCTGTTCGGGCTCCTCTGCCTGTGAGGGCGGTCACCCGTAGGGGCCTTGGCCAGCCACGACGCCCGTAGGATCCGCCGAAAAGGTGTGCCCTGGCTCGGTGGTTCGGGGGTCGATCGAGTACGGTCGTAGTCGCAACGGGGATGAAAACCGACATTCGCCCTGCTTGTGTACATATACAGAGCGTCAGCAGGCTGCTGATACCGCGCGGGAGAGACCTCGGCAACGGGGCGCCGACGGGGCAATACTCCCCAGTAACCTCTCAGGCACCATGGACCGCGCGGAGTAGGCCGCTCTGAAGCCTGGGCACCGCTGTGCCCGGTGACAGAGGGGGAGACCGTGAGGAACACCGCCGACCCGATCGGCCCTGTCACCAGGAGGTCTCCGTGCCTGACCCGTCGAACGTCCCCACCTCGGGCGCGCCCGCCAGGGTGTTCGCCGACCGCCACATCGGCCCCACACCCGCCGAGACCGCGGAGATGCTCAAGACGGTCGGCTACGGCTCCACCGCCGAGCTCATGACCGCTGCGGTACCCGAGTCCATCCTCAGCGCCCCCGGGCAGAGCGCCGCGCTCAACCTGCCCGAGGCGATCGGTGAGGCCGAGGCCCTGGCCGAGCTGCGCGACCTCGCCTCGCGCAACAAGCTCAACACCCCGATGATCGGCCGCGGCTACTACGGCACGCTCACGCCCCCGGTCATCCTGCGCAACATCATGGAGAACCCGGCCTGGTACACGGCCTACACGCCCTACCAGCCGGAGATCTCCCAGGGCCGCCTCGAGGCCCTCATCAACTTCCAGACCATGGTCTCCGACCTCACCGGTCTGCCCATCACCGGTGCCTCCCTGCTGGACGAGGCCACCGCCGCCGCCGAGGCCATGACCCTGGCCCGCCGGGCCACCAAGGTCAAGAGCGACGTGTTCGTGGTCGACTCCGACGTCTTCCCGCAGACCCTCCAGGTCCTGCGCACCCGCGCCGAACCCCTGGGCATCGAGGTGGTCGTCGCCGACCTCACCCAGGGCCTGCCCGAGGGCGACTTCTACGGCGTCCTGGTCCAGTACCCCGCCTCCAGCGGCGTGGTGCGCGACCCCAGCGCCCTCATCGCCCAGGCGCACGAGCGCGGCGCCCTGGCCGTGGTCGCCGCCGACATCCTCGCCCTGACCCTGCTGCGCAGCCCCGGTGAGCTGGGCGCCGACATCGCGGTGGGCTCCACCCAGCGCTTCGGTGTCCCGCTCGGTTTCGGCGGACCGCACGCCGGTTACATGTCCGTGGGCGAGAAGCTGCGCCGCCAGCTGCCCGGCCGCCTGGTCGGCGTCTCGGTGGACAACGCGGGCAAGCCCGCCTACCGCCTGGCCCTGCAGACCCGCGAGCAGCACATCCGCCGCGAGAAGGCCACCAGCAACATCTGTACCGCCCAGGTGCTGCTCGCCGTCATGGCCGGGATGTACGGCGTCTACCACGGTCCCGACGGCCTGCGCGCGATCGCCCGCCAGGTGCACATCCGCACCGTCGCGCTGGCCGACACGCTCACCCAGCGCGGCTTCGAGGTGCTCCACGGCGCGTACTTCGACACCCTGCGCGTGCGCGTGCCCAACGCCGACCGCGTGGTCGAGCGGGCCCTGGAGGCCGGGATCAACCTGCTCGACGTCGACCAGACCACGGTCGGCCTGAGCGTGGACGAGACCATCACCGTCGCCGACCTCGACAAGGTCCTGGCGGCCTTCGGCGAGGCCGACCGCAGTGCCGAGCGCGGCCCGGTCGCCGTGGACGAGGGCGCCGACCGCCTCCCCGCGGACCTGGCCCGGGGCGTCGACTACCTCACCCACCCGGTGTTCAACACCCACCGCAGCGAGACCTCGCTGCTGCGCTACATGCGCCGCCTGTCCGACCGCGACCTCGCGCTGGACCGCACGATGATCCCGCTGGGCTCGTGCACCATGAAGCTCAACGCCACCGCCGAGATGGAGGCCGTCACCTGGCAGGAGTTCGCGGGTCTGCACCCGCTGGCCCCGCTCGACCAGGCGGCCGGCAGCGTCTCGCTCATCCGCGACCTGGAGAAGTGGCTGGCCGAGGTCACCGGCTACGACGCGGTCTCCCTGCAGCCCAACGCCGGTTCGCAGGGCGAGCTCGCCGGTCTGCTGGCGATCCGCGGCTACCACCGCTCGCGCGGTGAGGCCCATCGCGACATCTGCCTCATCCCCAGCTCCGCGCACGGCACCAACGCCGCCAGCGCGGTCATGGCGGGCATGCGGGTGGCCGTGGTGGCCTGCGACGAGGACGGCAACGTCGACCTCGCCGACCTGCGCGCCAAGACCGACAAGCACCGCGAGGACCTGGCGGCCATCATGGTCACCTACCCCTCCACCGCGGGCGTGTACGAGGACACCATCACCGAGGTCTGCCGCCTGGTCCACGAGGCGGGCGGCCAGGTCTACGTCGACGGCGCCAACCTGAACGCCCTGGTCGGCTGGGCCAAGCCGGGCGAGTTCGGTGCGGACGTCAGCCACCTGAACCTGCACAAGACCTTCTGCATCCCGCACGGCGGCGGCGGTCCCGGCGTGGGCCCGGTCGCGGTCCGTTCGCACCTGGCGGGCTTCCTGCCCAACCACCCGGGCCAGCCCGAGGCGGGCCCGCACACCGGGGTCGGCCCGGTCTCGGCCGCGCCGTTCGGCTCCGCG
This DNA window, taken from Nocardiopsis exhalans, encodes the following:
- the gcvP gene encoding aminomethyl-transferring glycine dehydrogenase; translation: MPDPSNVPTSGAPARVFADRHIGPTPAETAEMLKTVGYGSTAELMTAAVPESILSAPGQSAALNLPEAIGEAEALAELRDLASRNKLNTPMIGRGYYGTLTPPVILRNIMENPAWYTAYTPYQPEISQGRLEALINFQTMVSDLTGLPITGASLLDEATAAAEAMTLARRATKVKSDVFVVDSDVFPQTLQVLRTRAEPLGIEVVVADLTQGLPEGDFYGVLVQYPASSGVVRDPSALIAQAHERGALAVVAADILALTLLRSPGELGADIAVGSTQRFGVPLGFGGPHAGYMSVGEKLRRQLPGRLVGVSVDNAGKPAYRLALQTREQHIRREKATSNICTAQVLLAVMAGMYGVYHGPDGLRAIARQVHIRTVALADTLTQRGFEVLHGAYFDTLRVRVPNADRVVERALEAGINLLDVDQTTVGLSVDETITVADLDKVLAAFGEADRSAERGPVAVDEGADRLPADLARGVDYLTHPVFNTHRSETSLLRYMRRLSDRDLALDRTMIPLGSCTMKLNATAEMEAVTWQEFAGLHPLAPLDQAAGSVSLIRDLEKWLAEVTGYDAVSLQPNAGSQGELAGLLAIRGYHRSRGEAHRDICLIPSSAHGTNAASAVMAGMRVAVVACDEDGNVDLADLRAKTDKHREDLAAIMVTYPSTAGVYEDTITEVCRLVHEAGGQVYVDGANLNALVGWAKPGEFGADVSHLNLHKTFCIPHGGGGPGVGPVAVRSHLAGFLPNHPGQPEAGPHTGVGPVSAAPFGSAGILPISWAYVRMMGGDGLRSATETAVLSANYVAKRLEPYYPVLYTGAGGLVAHECIIDIRPLQKTSGISNEDIAKRLMDYGFHAPTMSFPVNGTLMVEPTESENLAELERFIEAMIAIRGEIDRVTEGEWDAEDNPLRGAPHTAEAVTADDWKHGYTRSEAAYPLPSLRQDKYWPPVGRIDQAYGDRNLVCSCPPPEAFEL